From the genome of Candidatus Competibacteraceae bacterium:
GATTGCTCGTACCGAGGGAACCCGGCGTCTTTTCCAGCAGATCTATATTCTCCAGATCATTGGCGGCAACCAACATGCCGGGCCGGGCCAGCGCGGCGTCGATCGCCTGGTTCATACCCGGCGACAACCGGCGCAGGATAAGAGTGTCCGATTCGGACAGGCTGCGCACCACCAGTCGGATGGGTGAACCATCGGTCCAGGTCGTCATCTTGCCGCTGTAGATCGCCGCCAATTGCTCGATGGTAAATCCGGGTGGTGGCGGTTTCTTCTCCGTAACCACCAGAAAGGGGGTGCGGCCAAGCTCCCAATCCTGGCCACCCTGAGCCTTTTCGGCCTCGATCAGCGGCTTGCCGGGTACCGCCAGATCAATTGCGCCGGCGAGCACCGCGCGAATTGAACCGTTACTGCCCATCGGCGGTTCGATCACACGCACTCTGACGTTCGGCTTGCGCTTGCCATACGCCTCGGCCCATTGCCCGATCAACGGTGCCGCCGAGCCCGTTCCTCCCACAATCAGCGTTTCCGCACGGGTCAGACTCGCTGGATGCACCAAACCCATCGCAAGTAGAAACACAAAGCCAATGATGTGGGCTTTATTGCTCCAGGCAGCAAGCTTCATGGCGTCTCCCAATAACGCTTCTCGATAAATTATGGCTGACTTGCGGCAAGAGCCCACCTCAATTCCGTTCCCGCTTCAGCGCGGGAACACCGTTTTTGCCATTTCAGCGGGTGGCGCTAAAACCCACAGCGCTAGGCGTCTGGCCAGGGCGTTGAACCACCCGCGCTCAATCCTCCAGTAGTTTCCCGGCCTGACGGTAACCCAACGACTCCCGACCGGCTACCTTGCAGAATTTCTGTCCGGGTCGGGTCAACCGTTCGGTCATGCGGGCAAACAGGAGACCACTCGTTGCGGTACGGATTGCTCGGCGAGCCGCGCCGGGCGGGTCGCCGAGCGGGTCCATCAATTCCACGACTATTTCGCCCTCCATGACGTACTCACCCAACTGTTTGCGATAGATCAGCACGCCAGCGGCCGGCGCGGTCAGCACGTCCACCCCATCCAGCGGGGTTGGCTGGCAACGCGGTTCCGGCAGCGGCCCCGGTTCGCCGGCGATCACGCCGCGTCGTTGTAAAAACCGCAGCAGCGCCGCCGCGTCGGCCGCCGCGTATTCATCGCTTACATCCGTTTGCCCGCGTAGTTCCACCGTGGTCGCGAAACAGGCCAGCGGCACCGGACCTTCCGTCGCCAGTGCCGCGCGCAGCTTCCACCAGGGACTGGCGCAGGCTCCGTCGAACGGATTGCCGCCTGGATCTTCTTCCAGCAGGATCGCCGCCGCCCCCAGTTCCGCGCCCAGCGTCCGCGCCTCGTCGGCCTGCCAGCGCGATGCATACAGGTGCAATAGCGACTCGCTGTCGCAGTGCAGGTCGAAGACGAAATCGGCGTCAATGGCCTGCCCCAACAACGCCAGTTTGAGCACGTCCGTCTCCCGCGCCACCCGCTGTTCGGCCAGCACCGTCCGCAAGGTTGCGCGGACCAACGCCGCATTATCGACCGGATCGGCGCGCAACCGCCCCCGCAACCGCTCCAGCGCGAACGGCGTCAAGTCGGGAAAGCCGCGATTGAAATTGCCGCTGCCCTCGAAATCGAAACGGCCCAGCAGGCGACCGTTGCAGTGCTGGTTCAAGCCAATCGGATTGGCAACCGGCACCACCACCACTTCACCCACCATCCGGCCCTGTTCCTGGGCTTGCTCCAGTCCACGCAGCAGGTGTTGCGCCACCAACAGGCCCGGTATTTCATCGGCGTGCAGGGCGGCCTGGAAATAGGCTTTGGGCCGCGCGCCGGGCACACCGTAGCGATGGACTCGCAGCGTCCGCTGCGTGCCGGGCGCCGGTACGGGCAATTCGAGGTGATCGGTGGCTGTGGGCATTGAGCGTTCTCCTGAATCAGGCGTCCCCTGTCAACCCAATTCCGCCAATAGTTGGTCGATCATGTGCTCGGCCTGGGCGCGGTAGCCGCCGCCGAACAGGTTGAGATGGTTGAGTACGTGGTACAGGTTATACAGCGTCCGCCGTTGCGGGTAACCCACATCCAGCGGCAGCGCTTCCCGGTAAGCGGCGTAAAAACATTCTGGAAAGCCACCGAACAATTCGGTCATGGCCAGATCCGCCTCGCGGTCGCCGTAGTAACAGGCTGGGTCGAAGATGACCGGATCTCCATCCACCGTGCAGCCGGCGTTGCCACTCCACAAATCGCCGTGCAGCAGCGCCGGCACCGGCCGGTAACCGATGAACAGCCCCGCGAACCGCGCCAGCAGTTGCTCGCCTCGCCGTCGCAGTTCGCCTCCATGCCCATGGTGGGCGGCCAGTTCCAACTGAAAGCCGAGCCGCCGCTCACGCCAGAATGTGATCCAGTCATCGCCACGATCATTGGGCTGGGGGGTCGAACCGATGGTGTTGTTCCGATGCCAACCGAAAAACGCTTGGGGAATGCGATGCAGCGCGGCCAACTGGTGGCCCAGCAGATCCAGCGCCCGCGGGCCGCCTCCGCCCAGTGGCAGGTACTCCAGCACCAGAAAAGCCAGACCGGCGGCGGTACCATGCCCGATTGGCAAGGGAACCCGCACGGCTTCGGTCGCGGCCAGTTCCGCCAGGCCGGCGGCCTCCGCCTCGAACATGGTCTGGACCACGGTGGCCGCGCCATGGGTCTTGACGAAAAAATCCCGCTCGCCGTCTCCGACTCGCCAAGCCTGATTGATGCAGCCACCACCGAGTGGCTGGCGCTGCCGAGCGACGAAGCGCTGGTCGGTCACCGCGCCGATGCGTTGCTCCAACACATTCCAGAAACATTCTGAATTCAAAGGAATAAAGGCCGTTTAATAAACCTCAGGGGAGCGAATGCAATTCCCTGATCCGATCCTTGTCTTCTGGCTCCCGCACCCTGCATTCCTCCGGCAACCGCACCTCCATGGCGATCGGCAGATGATCCGAAAAAACGTGGTTCAACACCTCCACCCGTTCGACCGCGATGGACGGCGATACCAGAATATGGTCCAGATGCCGGTCCGGCTGCCAACTGGGAAAGGTTTGCAATCCGGGCGCTGGCTCGCACAGGCGGGCCGTCGCCAACAATGTCCCCATCTCCGGGCTATCCGACCGGCAGTTGAGGTCGCCCATCAGGATGACGTGACGGTAATCGCGCACCAAATGAGCCAGAAACTCGATTTGCAACAATCGGCCGCGCCGGCCCAGCGCCATATGGATGATCAGCACATGCAAGGCATCCTCCCCCGCGCCGAACCGGACTTCCAACACGCCCCGACCTGGAATCAGTCCAGGCAACTTGTGCTCGGTGATGGCGGTCGGCCGGATGCGGCTGAGCACCGCATTGCCGTGCTGCGAAATCATGCCGATCCGGCGGTTGGACTGATCGAACAGGTACTCGAAGCCGGCATAATCCGCCAAATATTTTACTTGATTGACGAAACCGCTACGCAGGCTGCCAGCGTCCACTTCTTGCAAACCCACCAGGTCGTAGTCGGTCAATACCCGAGCGATGCCGTCCAAGTTGCTCATCCGCGATGGCACCGGCACCAGATGTTTCCAACTGCGGGTAAAATATTGAGAATATTTGCGGGTGGTCAACCCGCTCTGGATATTGTAACTGAGCAGCCGCAAGCGGCGTGGTTCGCCTTGGTCGCTCATCGTGCGCCGGCTAGCCGCCTCCGGGCGCGGCGGCTTCCTGGACGATCAGGAAATCCACGACTTCAAACATGCGCGGCGAGCGCACGTCGTACTTGCCGTTGACGATCACCGCCGGGACGCCTCGCACCCCATAACGCTGCGCCAGCTGGTTGCCGCGACGCAATTGAGTTTCGGTCTGGAACGAGGAGTAGGCCTTACGGAAGGCATCCTGATCGACGCCATGTTCGGCGAAGAACGCCGCCAGGTCATCTTCGTCCTTCAGCTTGTGCTGATGCATGGCCGCAAACAAGGGCTCATGAATCTGCTCCAATACGCCCAAAGCCTCGGCGGCATAGTAGGCACGGGCGCCAGGCTCCCAACTGGCCCCAAACGCGACCGGAATCCGCACGAAAGCGACATTGTCTGGCTTGTGTTTCAGCCATTCCCGCACTTTCGGCTCCAAATCGAAACAGTGCGGGCATCCGTACCAGAACATCTCGATCACTTCGATCTTATCGGGCATCTCTGTCGGCACCGGTGTCGACAGACGCACATAATCCTTACCCTCCTCAAACGGCGGCGTGGCCGGATCGGCGGCGTGGGCGACGACCAGCGGCAACGCGCAGGCCAGCACGATCAGCAGCAGGCGACAAAATGGATTCGGCATCACGGGAACTCTCTCGATTTCGGTTGGCGAAAACGGGGCGGCGGACTGGCTTACAGCGTGCCGTAGGAGTGCAGCCCCGACAAAAACATGTTGACCCCCAGAAAAGCGAACAAGGTCACGAGCAGGCCAATCACCGCCCACCAGGCCATCGGCGCGCCGCGCCAGCCCTTGGTCAGCCGCAGGTGCAGCCAAGCCGCATAGTTCAACCAGACGATCAATGCCCAGGTTTCCTTGGGATCCCAGGACCAGTAACCACCCCAGGCCTCGGCCGCCCACAGCGCGCCGAGAATGGTGGCGATGGTAAAGGCGGCGAAACCCAGCGCGATGGCCTTGTACATGACATCGTCCAGCAGCTCAAGCGGCGGCAACACCCGCGCCAGCAGGCCATCCGGCCAACGCGCCTCCACGCCGGACCGCAGCAGGTAGGCCACCCCGAGCATCGCCGCCAAGGAGAACGCACCATAACCGATGAAGTTGGCCGGCACATGGATTTTCATCCAGTAGCTCTGCAAAGCCGGAATCAGCGGCTGAATGTGATGGGCCTCGCGGTCAAAGGTGTACCACAGCAGGAAGGCGACGGCTCCGCTGATCACCAGCAGGGCGAAACCACCCATGGCGCGGGTGCGGTGGCGATCCTCGTAAAAGAGATAGAGCAGCGCGGTAATCAACGCAAACAGGATGAACACTTCGTACAGGTTGCTGACCGGGATATGACCGATGTCGGCCCCCAGCAGATAGGATTCTCGCCAACGCACCAGCAGGCCGGTCGCACCCATGACCGTTGCTGTCCAGGTCAGGGCGGTCGCGGTCTCGCCGACAAATTCGGAACGGCTGAACAGCGCGACAAAATAGGTGACGGTGGCCAGCACGTACAAGGCGCTCATCCACATGAACGCGACCTGGCTTTCCAGAAAATATTTGAGCCAGAAGTCGCTCTGGCGCAACGCATAATCCGCATCGTAACGCCACAGCGCCAGCGCCGCCAACACCGCCACCGCCAGGGCGAACAACCGTACCGGTTTCCAGTACAACCCCCAAGCGATCAGCCCCAGAGTGCTACCGGCCTGGATGGCGATCTCGTAGCCATCCATGTACGAGCGATAAAACCACCAGACCAGGATCGAGCCAGCCGCCGCCAGCAGCATCCACAGCCCGTCCCGAACCGTCAAGCGGCGCCAAAAAGACGGTTGCTCCCACTGCTCCAACATTGCTTCGCGCGTTACCGCCATTGCCATTCCGCTCCTCTCATAACTATCGCTACCGCGCTATTTTGCGTCCGCCGCCGACATCTTCGATGGCACAGCGGACGAAGCGGACTGTTTTTCTTCCGCTGACCCCAACCGCCGCTCGAACATCGACTGTAAGCCGGCGAATTCGCGGGAAAATTCGGTTTGGTGGCGATTTCCGGTACCGGCCAGAATCAACCGGGTCGCCCCATCCTCGATCGCCAGCCAAGCCCACAACCGACGATGCGAAGTATAAAACATGATGAAGACACCGATGACCAGTAAAGCAAAGCCGGTGTAGACCACGCTGACTCCACCGCTGTGGGTGACTTGCAATCCAGAAGCCTCCACCTGCTGAAAACCGCTCAGTTGCAGGTAGAAGGGCGAGGCATAGGCCGGCAGCGCGGACAGCGCCGACACGGCGTCATTGAAAAACGCCTCCTCGCGCTCGCCGACACCATGCTCGACATCAACCCCCTCCTCGCGCAGCACCTCGATGAAGATTTGGGCCAAGGTATCACGCAGGATATTGAGATACAGCGCACTCGCCTCCCGCAGCCGTTCGGCCGGCACCACCGTCTTGGCTCGCTCCGCCACCGCGGCGGTGCCGCCCTGAGCGAACAATTCGACCAAGCTCAACCGCACTCGTTCGAGGTCGCGGCGGTATTCCGGGTTTTCGTCCGCTGCCGGCCCGGAGCGGGCCAGCACACCATGCAGCCAGTCGGAATCGCGCAAGCGGGCGTTGAGGCGCAGGAAGCGTTCGGGACTGTTGTTCGGGTCCGCCGGAATATGCAGATAGGTAAACGGCTCACCGGGCTGGGCGCGCATGCCACTGATGAAAAACCAGCGGCCCTCCAGTTGCACCGGCGCCATGTAATTGAAGTATTCCCGAGCCTCGCCGGCCGCGTCGCGCAGCTTGAAACCAATGCTGGGGCCAAAGTTGCGGAACTTGCGCTCGCCGGGCCGGACGTCAGGCTCCGGCAGCAGGTTGAACAGGCGGAAATCGTCCACTTCCAGGGAAAGCGGTCCAGTCGGTCCTCCCACTTTCAGGGAACTGCCCACCGTACCCTTGGCTTCGGTCGGCTCCAGCCGGGCGACGGTCACTGGCCAGGCGCGCAGATCCAGCTTGGAGCCGCCGTCGCCGAAGTCGGACTGGTAAATCGAATAACCGCGATAAGTTAGCGGGTGGTTGACGCGGATGGTCGCTGCCATGGGCTGGCCGCCCAGATGCTCCCGATCATGGATAAGCACTTGGCTGACGAAGGATTTTGGCTGACCGGTGTCGTAGTAGGCGACCTGGAAATCTTTCAGCTCGATGGCGAATGGCAGTTCCTGCAGCACAAAACCGTCGCGGGCGCGAACGAACACGAAATTGGCCGCGGCGCCCTCGGGCAGCATCACGTTGCCACGGAACGCCGGCACCGCGCCGGGCGCCAGCCGGCTGGCCGGAGGGATGTCGCGGGCGGCCAGGTCTCGGGTCTCCAGCACGATCTCGCCACGCCACTCCTTCAGCTTCAGCCACAGATTGCCATCCAGCAGGCCACCGATGCCGATCATCACCACCGCGGCGTGCGTGAACAGATAACCGAGACGGTTATAGCGGCCTTTCATCGCCGCCACTACCCGGTGATCGCCGCTATCGTGGGCGCGCCAGCGGTAGCCTCGCGCCCGCAGCATCTCGGTCACCGCGCTCTGCGTGGCGTCAAGACCACGATCCGGCAGCCGCCACTCGGCGTGCTGGTGGAAACCGCGCAGCGAACGCGCCTGGACGTTGGCGCGGAACCGCACCATCTCCCGCAGCATTCCCGGTACCTGACGGTACAGACAAACGCTGGTGGATAAAATCAGGAACGCCAGGATAGCGACGAACCAGCCAGCGCCGTAGACATCGAACAACCCCAGCCGACGCAACACCTCGAACCAGAACGGCCCGAACTTGAGCAGGTAATCCGGATAGGGCTGGTTCTGCTGCAACACCGTGCCGATCACCGAGGCGACCGCCACCACCACCAGCAGGGTGATCGCCAGGTTCATGGAACCGAAAAATTCCAACAACACCCAGCCCAGGGTACGGCGGTGATCGGATTGACGCGCGGCGGTTTCGTTCACGGTATGGTTCGGGAAAACGTGCGGGAAGCCTGTTCGACCCGACCGGGCGGCATCGGTTCAGGTCTTCCGAACCGCTTTGAACCTGATCGCTGTCGAAGCCAGATGGCGTGGAAGAAAAAAGGGTGGCCATTCAGCCACCCTTTTGCGAAACCGGCGGATATCCGGCCCGGTTCGCCCAAGATTTATTGCAGGCCCTGCACGTAGGACGAAACCGCCTTGATTTGCGGGTCGGTCAATTTCGCCGCGATGACCCGCATCATCTGCCCGGCGTCGTTGGCGCGTTCCATGGCGCGGAAGGCTTTCAACTGAATCTCGGCGTATTCCGCGTGCTGGCCGGCCAGCGCCGGGAACTTGGCGGCCGGGTTGCCGGCACCGGTGGCGCCGTGGCAAGCCGCGCAGGCCGGAACGCCGCTATTGAGATCCCCGCCGCGAAAGAGCGCCTCGCCCACCGGCGCCAGGGCCGGATCGGCCGCGGCGCGGGTGACCTGCTGGGACGCGAAATAAGCCGCCAGATCCTCCATATCCTGTGGGCTCAATGGCGCGACCATGCCAGCCATGATCGGGTTGGCGCGGGCTCCACTCTTATATTCCTGCAATTGCTTGAGCAGATAATCAGCGCTTTGCCCCGCCAGTTTGGGATACTGGGGATTGGTGCTGTTGCCGTCCGGACTATGGCAAGCCGCGCAGGTCGCGGACTTGGCTTTACCGGCGGTGGCGTCGCCAGCGGCCAGCACGGCGGTTGTGGAACCGAGCAATGCGCAGGTCGCGGCGATCACAACGAGTTTTTTCATTTTTGGAAGGCTCCTGTACGATGACGGTATTCGGTTCAGGCGACCTGCCGCCGGCGCGGAACAGAGCAACGCGGGCCGGTGGCCAAGCCTCGCTCGGCGGTGACGGAACTGGTGCTTGCCTGAATCGGTCCCGTCCCGAAAGCGGCAGTTTTATATATCAGTTTCGGCCTTTGAGTTCAATGAGAAACCCCAACGATACTACCTCTATCGCTACCCGAACCGCACCGACCACCGGTCGCTGGCGCGGCGTCCGTTTTCTGTATAGCGTTAACGCCTTGGCCCAGCTTCCGCCCGATACCGGCCGGGAAGTAGCCTTCGCCGGCCGGTCCAACGCCGGCAAATCCAGCGCGATCAACCTTCTCACTGGCCAACGGCAGTTGGCCCGAGTCAGTAAAACGCCCGGCCGGACCCAACTGCTCAACTTTTTTCTGGTGGAGCCGGATCGCTACTTGGTCGATCTGCCGGGCTACGGTTATGCTCGGGTTCCCGACTCAATTCGCCGGCACTGGGGAGAACTGCTGGAACGCTACTTGACCGGGCGCGCGGCGCTGCGCGGCCTGCTGCTGCTGATGGATATCCGCCATCCGCTGACCGACATGGATCGCCAACTGCTGGACGGCTGCGCCGCCCGCGAACTGCCGGCGCACATCCTGTTGACCAAGGCGGACAAACTCAGCCGGGGCGCGGCGCTGGCGGCGCTGGCCCAGTTGAAACGGGCGCTGGCGGCGAATTATCCGGGCGCCAGCGCCCAGTTGTTCTCGGCACCGACCGGCCAGGGTATCGGCGAAGCCCACGCGCGACTGGATGGCTGGCTAGGGTATCGGGAAGAACAGTGAAAGCGCCTTAGCCCTCATGCGCCGAGGAGGGGTCGGACCGCGCCCGCCACCCGTCGGCCAACAGACGCGCCCGTAGCGCCCGACCGACCAGCTCGCCGGCCCGCCCCAGAAACAGCGTGCCGGCGCCGGGATGAAAGCGCTGCTCGTCCCAACTACCCAGCGCCAGCAGTCCACGCCACCGGCCGTCGCCCAGGGGAACCAGTGCCGCCGAAGCCACCCGCGGCGCGCAATCGCCGAACAGCGCGGTGGCCTGCTCCGAACGCAAGCGGCCACAACGTGATTTGCCCACCTGCAGCAAGCCTTCGAACAGAGCGAGCACATCCGGGCGCAGGAATTCCGCCGCCCCCGAGTCGGCGACGAGCGCGGCTTCCAGACACAGGGCGACGCAATCGGCGTTGAATTCGTCCCGTAGCACCGCTTTTATGCGATACAGCAGCCCATCCAATTCGTTCGGCGCATCCAGCAGGTCCAGCGCCAGCCGCTGAACCCGTTCCGCCAGCCGGTCGTTGTCGCGGGCGATGCCGACCAGTTCCAACAGTTTGCCATGCAGGCGCTGGCCACGCTCCCGCAACAACCGGTTCTGGTACTCCAGCAACGACACCGCCGGCTCGCAGGGATGAGGCACTCGCAAGCTCTCGACCAGGTCGGGATGACCGATGAAAAATTCGGGATGCTCGCGCAGCCAGTTGACCACGACGCGCTCGATCTCCGTCGGACCCGGTACCGCCTGTTCGTCACTCATCGTTCGATCCACCTTGCGGTTGGCCGCCTCGCGTTCATGGCTCGATCCAGCCTTCGAACACCGTTACCGCCGGCCCGGTCATGGTTACCGGCTCACCTTCGCCCGCCCAGTGGATATCCAACACGCCACCGGGCAGCTCAACCCGCACACTTGGCCACAGCAGGCCCCACAACCGGCCGGCGACCACCGCCGCGCAGGCGCCGCTGCCACAGGCCAAGGTTTCGCCGACACCGCGTTCGTAAACCCGTAGCCGGGCCTGGTCAGGCGCGACCACCTGCATGAAACCGATATTGGCGCGTTGGGGAAAGCGGCCGTGCCGCTCCAGCAAAGGCCCCAGATGCGCCACCGGCGCGTGCTCCACATCGTCCACTCGCAATACCGCGTGTGGGTTGCCCATGGACACCACGCCGATTTCCAGTTCGATCCCGTCGGCGGCGATCGAATAGAGCGGTGCGCGCTCGGTGGCGAAAAAGGGCACGTCGACCGGATCGAGCCGCGGCTGCCCCATGTCCACCGTCACCCGGCCGTCCGCTTGGATCGTCAGGCGCAGCAAACCGGTCGCGGTCGCCACGCACAGGCTATTCTGGTCGCTCAATCCTCGATCGCGCACGAAACGGGCGAAACAACGGGCCCCGTTACCGCACTGTCCTACCTCTCCACCGTCGGCGTTGAAGATCCGGTAGCGAAAGTCGGCGTCTTTCCGATCGGAAGGTTCGACCAACAGCACCTGATCGCAACCGATGCCAAAGTGACGATTCGCGAGCCGGCGGATGTGCTCCGGCGTCAACGCCACGGGCTGGCTGACGCCGTCGATCACCACAAAATCGTTGCCGAGCCCTTGCATCTTGGTGAAGTGAAGTTTCATCGCCTCGACCCCAACCAGCTCAAGCAAATTTATTTTTGAACTTCAAAATACTAACTCCTCCCCGTCCACGCAATCTTGTACAAATCCAGCCGCCGGTCGCGGAAGTTGCGCACACTGCCATGCATGCGCATCTCCTTAAGATTATCCAGATCCAGATCGACGATCAGCGTCATTTCGGTGTTCGGCGTAGCCTCGGCGGCGATGGCGTCATGCGGGAAAGCGAAGTCGGACGGGGTGAACACCGCCGCCTGAGAGTACTGCATATCCATGTTCTCCACTCGCGGCAGGTTGCCGACACTGCCGGAAATCACGACGTAGCATTCGTTCTCGATGGCCCGGGCCTGCGCGCAACGCCGCACTCGCAGGTAGGCGTTCTTGGTGTCGGTCCAGAACGGCACGAACAGAATCTGCATGCCTTGATCAGCCAGCAAACGCGGCAATTCCGGAAATTCCACATCGTAGCAGATCAAAATGCCGATCTTGCCGACATCCAGTTCGAATACCCTGAGCGAGTCGCCGCCCTGAAGACCCCAATAGGATCGCTCGTCCGGGGTAATATGCAGCTTGGATTGCTTGTCCCAGGTACCATCGCGCCGACACAAATAAGTGGCATTGTACAACGCGCCACTCCCATATTCCGGCATGCTGCCGGCAATAATGTTGACATTATAGGCTACAGCCAACTGCGAAATGGCATCGCGCAGCGGTTCGGTATACTCGGCCAGTTGCCGCACCGCCTCGGCGGTGTTGCGCTGGTTGAACTGAGCCATTAGCGGACCGTTGAAGAATTCCGGGAACAACACGATGTCGGTCTTGTAGCCCGCCACCGCATCCACGAAATATTCGACCTGTTGCAGCATATCCTCCAGCGATACAGTCTGCCGCATCTGCCACTGCACCGCCCCAACCCGCACCACCGATTTGCGGCCACCGATCAGGACCTCCTTGTCTTCATAGTAGATGTTCAGCCATTCCAGCAGCACGGCGTAAGCCTGGGACTCGGTATCGTCGGGCAGATAGCCGGTTACGATCTTGCGCACGTGGAAGTCGTTGGCCAACTGGAAAGTCAGGATGGGGTCCACCAGCTCCTTGGCCCGCACCTGCTCCACGTACTGCTGGGGAGTCATATCGTGGGCGTACTTGCCGTAGCCGGGGATCCGGCCGCCGACGATGATGGCTCGCAGATTGAGCTTCTCGCACAGCTCCTTACGGGCGTCGTACAGCCGCCGGCCGAGCCGCATGTCGCGGTAATCGGGATGGACAAAGACATCCACGCCATACAAGGTGTCGCCATTGGGGTCGTGGGTAGTGAGATAGCCGTCACCGATAATCTGATTGTAGGTGTGGCGATCGCCGTGGCGACCGTAGTCCACGATCAGGCTGATGGTGGCCGCCACCACCTTGTCGTTATCCTCGATGCAAATTTGCCCTTCCGGAAAACGGGCGATCTGGGAAGCGAACTGCTCGCGACTCCAGGCGCCGTCCATGCTGGGGTAGACCGCTTCCATGATCTCCTCGACATCGCCGTAGTCGGACAGACGCAGGTTGCGTAGTTTCAGCCGGTGCTGGACCGGGTGCTCGAGGGTTCGATGCTGAACCGGGTGTTCGGAAGTTTGATCGGTCATTGCAAAATCGAGCTTGCGCGGTTAGAGGTTGGAAACGGCGGGCGCGGTCATGCCACCAGCCGGAGGTAGTCGCGGTAGATACAACGGTCCATCACCACAGTCAATCCGGCCGCCCGCGCCCGCAACGCCGCCGCTGCATCGATCACGCCATCCTGTAACCAGAGGGCGGGCAGTTTCAGGGCAACACAGTCGTCGGCGATGGCGGCGACATGGCGGGGATCGCGGAACACGTTCACCAAATCCACCGGCTCGGGCAGATCGCGCAGGCGGGGATACGCCCGTTCGCCCAGCAGCTCCGTCACCGCCGGATTGACCGGGATGACGCGGTAGCCGAAGTCTTGTAGCGCCCGGGCAACTCCGTGGCTGGGCCGCGCCGGCGAGGCGGACAGCCCGACCACGGCGATGGTCTTGATCCGCCCCAGGAGGGCGCGGATTTCATCCGTCGAGGGATTGGTGAAACGTGGGTTCATGAAATGGGCTCTTTACGGGACTTCCACCAGGCCGTCGCCGGACCACGGAAACCCAGGTTTACGACCACACCGCTTCGCCGGCATACAGCTCCGCCACCGTCTCCCGCCGGCGCACCACCTGGAAACGGCTACCGTCCACCATCACCTCGGCGG
Proteins encoded in this window:
- a CDS encoding cytochrome c biogenesis protein ResB, whose protein sequence is MNETAARQSDHRRTLGWVLLEFFGSMNLAITLLVVVAVASVIGTVLQQNQPYPDYLLKFGPFWFEVLRRLGLFDVYGAGWFVAILAFLILSTSVCLYRQVPGMLREMVRFRANVQARSLRGFHQHAEWRLPDRGLDATQSAVTEMLRARGYRWRAHDSGDHRVVAAMKGRYNRLGYLFTHAAVVMIGIGGLLDGNLWLKLKEWRGEIVLETRDLAARDIPPASRLAPGAVPAFRGNVMLPEGAAANFVFVRARDGFVLQELPFAIELKDFQVAYYDTGQPKSFVSQVLIHDREHLGGQPMAATIRVNHPLTYRGYSIYQSDFGDGGSKLDLRAWPVTVARLEPTEAKGTVGSSLKVGGPTGPLSLEVDDFRLFNLLPEPDVRPGERKFRNFGPSIGFKLRDAAGEAREYFNYMAPVQLEGRWFFISGMRAQPGEPFTYLHIPADPNNSPERFLRLNARLRDSDWLHGVLARSGPAADENPEYRRDLERVRLSLVELFAQGGTAAVAERAKTVVPAERLREASALYLNILRDTLAQIFIEVLREEGVDVEHGVGEREEAFFNDAVSALSALPAYASPFYLQLSGFQQVEASGLQVTHSGGVSVVYTGFALLVIGVFIMFYTSHRRLWAWLAIEDGATRLILAGTGNRHQTEFSREFAGLQSMFERRLGSAEEKQSASSAVPSKMSAADAK
- a CDS encoding cytochrome c4, with the translated sequence MKKLVVIAATCALLGSTTAVLAAGDATAGKAKSATCAACHSPDGNSTNPQYPKLAGQSADYLLKQLQEYKSGARANPIMAGMVAPLSPQDMEDLAAYFASQQVTRAAADPALAPVGEALFRGGDLNSGVPACAACHGATGAGNPAAKFPALAGQHAEYAEIQLKAFRAMERANDAGQMMRVIAAKLTDPQIKAVSSYVQGLQ
- a CDS encoding YihA family ribosome biogenesis GTP-binding protein, which translates into the protein MRNPNDTTSIATRTAPTTGRWRGVRFLYSVNALAQLPPDTGREVAFAGRSNAGKSSAINLLTGQRQLARVSKTPGRTQLLNFFLVEPDRYLVDLPGYGYARVPDSIRRHWGELLERYLTGRAALRGLLLLMDIRHPLTDMDRQLLDGCAARELPAHILLTKADKLSRGAALAALAQLKRALAANYPGASAQLFSAPTGQGIGEAHARLDGWLGYREEQ
- a CDS encoding DUF484 family protein, producing MSDEQAVPGPTEIERVVVNWLREHPEFFIGHPDLVESLRVPHPCEPAVSLLEYQNRLLRERGQRLHGKLLELVGIARDNDRLAERVQRLALDLLDAPNELDGLLYRIKAVLRDEFNADCVALCLEAALVADSGAAEFLRPDVLALFEGLLQVGKSRCGRLRSEQATALFGDCAPRVASAALVPLGDGRWRGLLALGSWDEQRFHPGAGTLFLGRAGELVGRALRARLLADGWRARSDPSSAHEG
- the dapF gene encoding diaminopimelate epimerase, encoding MKLHFTKMQGLGNDFVVIDGVSQPVALTPEHIRRLANRHFGIGCDQVLLVEPSDRKDADFRYRIFNADGGEVGQCGNGARCFARFVRDRGLSDQNSLCVATATGLLRLTIQADGRVTVDMGQPRLDPVDVPFFATERAPLYSIAADGIELEIGVVSMGNPHAVLRVDDVEHAPVAHLGPLLERHGRFPQRANIGFMQVVAPDQARLRVYERGVGETLACGSGACAAVVAGRLWGLLWPSVRVELPGGVLDIHWAGEGEPVTMTGPAVTVFEGWIEP
- a CDS encoding GNAT family N-acetyltransferase, whose amino-acid sequence is MTDQTSEHPVQHRTLEHPVQHRLKLRNLRLSDYGDVEEIMEAVYPSMDGAWSREQFASQIARFPEGQICIEDNDKVVAATISLIVDYGRHGDRHTYNQIIGDGYLTTHDPNGDTLYGVDVFVHPDYRDMRLGRRLYDARKELCEKLNLRAIIVGGRIPGYGKYAHDMTPQQYVEQVRAKELVDPILTFQLANDFHVRKIVTGYLPDDTESQAYAVLLEWLNIYYEDKEVLIGGRKSVVRVGAVQWQMRQTVSLEDMLQQVEYFVDAVAGYKTDIVLFPEFFNGPLMAQFNQRNTAEAVRQLAEYTEPLRDAISQLAVAYNVNIIAGSMPEYGSGALYNATYLCRRDGTWDKQSKLHITPDERSYWGLQGGDSLRVFELDVGKIGILICYDVEFPELPRLLADQGMQILFVPFWTDTKNAYLRVRRCAQARAIENECYVVISGSVGNLPRVENMDMQYSQAAVFTPSDFAFPHDAIAAEATPNTEMTLIVDLDLDNLKEMRMHGSVRNFRDRRLDLYKIAWTGRS
- a CDS encoding CoA-binding protein encodes the protein MNPRFTNPSTDEIRALLGRIKTIAVVGLSASPARPSHGVARALQDFGYRVIPVNPAVTELLGERAYPRLRDLPEPVDLVNVFRDPRHVAAIADDCVALKLPALWLQDGVIDAAAALRARAAGLTVVMDRCIYRDYLRLVA